Proteins encoded in a region of the Micropterus dolomieu isolate WLL.071019.BEF.003 ecotype Adirondacks linkage group LG07, ASM2129224v1, whole genome shotgun sequence genome:
- the zgc:136439 gene encoding glucose-1-phosphate adenylyltransferase: protein MKAVILAAGYGTRLQRDVVADCSGRFAHLAGTAKPLLPVGRCALMSHWVHALTASCCVDCIYVVTNAVYHAAFEEWASRFTNVKIVCDQTTSNDGRLGAVACLQLAVKHFKIDDHVLVIGGDTLFKEDFSLSKVKARFVDLQAKCEDCCLLLSYECKEEETHKYGILEVDSDLRVLCMKEKPLPSETKSRRACPCFYAFSKKSLPLLDTFMEEKKEAPIDEKDAPGNFVSWLIPRKPVYSHQISGRFDVGNLPSYIECDLYFREKLQDLETYMV from the exons ATGAAAGCCGTAATTCTCGCCGCCGGGTACGGAACCAGGCTCCAGAGGGATGTGGTGGCCGACTGCAGCGGGAGATTCGCTCACCTGGCCGGCACTGCGAAGCCGCTGCTGCCGGTGGGACGGTGTGCTCTGATGTCCCACTGGGTCCACGCGCTGACCGCCTCCTGCTGCGTGGACTGCATTTATGTTGTT ACTAACGCAGTTTACCATGCTGCATTTGAAGAGTGGGCATCACGTTTCACAAATGTCAAGATTGTCTGCGATCAGACCACAAGCAATGAT GGGCGTCTTGGTGCTGTGGCCTGCCTGCAACTTGCAGTAAAGCACTTCAAGATAGACGACCATGTATTAGTAATTGGGGG TGACACCCTCTTCAAAGAAGATTTTAGCCTCAGTAAAGTAAAAGCGAGGTTTGTTGACCTCCAGGCAAAGTGTGAGGACTGCTGTCTGCTGCTCTCGTACGAGTGCAAAGAAGAGG AAACTCATAAATATGGGATACTGGAGGTAGACAGTGATCTTCGTGTCCTCTGCATGAAGGAGAAACCTCTTCCTTCTGAGACGAAGTCGAGGAGAGCA tgtccCTGTTTTTATGCGTTTTCAAAAAAAAGCCTtcctctgttggatactttcatgGAGGAAAAGAAG GAGGCTCCTATTGATGAGAAAGACGCCCCAGGAAACTTTGTGTCTTGGCTCATTCCAAG gaaGCCAGTATATAGTCATCAGATTTCTGGCCGTTTCGATGTTGGAAACTTGCCTTCCTACATTGAATGTGACCTTTACTTCAGAGAAAAGCTTCAAGATCTTGAGACTTACATGGTGTAG
- the sympk gene encoding symplekin has translation MELSSEEGETQTPHVIDMTTSEKVVDLLNQAALIPTDEKLTVLKQVQELIINKDPSLLDNFLDEIIAFQTDKSIEVRKFVIGFIEEACKRDNELLLRLIANLNMLLRDESVNVVKKAILTLTQLYKVTLQWLVRSKAVSERQEACWDLVTQMKGDVLALLDSENDGVRTHAIKFTESLIITLSARTSDSDVPKRQEGDISLDKVPKDHLYIRYDVLCEEGKTALEKLLKFMVHPAISSINLTTALGSLATIARQRPMFMSEVVQAYETLHANLPPTLAKSQVSSVRKNLKLHLVAVLKHPCSLEFQGQISTLLLDLGMPQSEITRTTPALREQRKRPRHEQYTEGKKVKMEPTLIEDDEDKEEPAPLSVPKPAAVPVAQSAIDLTAEFLHPLLNPENVANLVLISMVYLPDVMPASFQATYTPVESAGTEAQIKHLARLMATQMTAAGIGPGLEQCKAREDDACKDEGNEEDPGAKDLLIKRKVPAVMLGQAISVVGGYTEKVPTPEAPTAVKRLPEPILPTAQTKMAGASGRKKVFRLADVVQTLSDAQIEKLTSKAVKRILHSEKAIAQSGMSHVRVKLLSRLVTQFEGMMKEDVLEFILDDIRTRSDLAFSLLYQEYNTYLSQLPSGLLDSYDHCLFTLLSGLQEKPEQRDGLFTKLVLEAPIITESALEVIRRYCEDESRVYLGMTTLKELIIKRPSRQFQYLHVLLDLSSHEKEKVRTTALAFLKRMYDKDQLRDYIEKFALNYMQLLVHPNPPSLLFGADKDTEVAAPWTEETVRQCLFLYLSLLPLNHRLVHELASVYTEAIADIKRSVLRAIEQPIRGMGMNSPELLLLVENCPKGAETLVTRCLHILTDKVPPSPELVERVRDLYHKRVPDVRFLIPVINGLEKNEVIQALPKLIKLNPIVVKEVFNRLLGTQHSEGSSTVSPLTPGDLLIALHNIDSTKCDMKSIIKATNLCFAERNVYTSEVLAVVMQQLMEQNPLPMLLMRTVIQSLTMNPRLGGFVMNILSRLIVKQVWKYPKVWEGFVKCCQRTKPQSYSVLLQLPPAQLTSVFERCPEMREPLLQHVHSFTTHQQAHISASIMSVLEANKKPEPKPVEPVVEKEIEPVPAPLEEEAPTVALKEPEAPVQQHPAVAKDEEEPMEQEESHPVIQEETDTVTQVELARADETPSPQPEPAEELMEASQPEPADPQDPVQDAEAEVTGPEAGSSSDDVE, from the exons ATGGAGCTTTCTTCAGAGGAGGGGGAAACTCAAACTCCCCATGTCATCGATATGACCACCAGTGAAAAG GTGGTGGATCTTCTGAACCAGGCGGCCCTGATACCCACAGATGAAAAGCTAACAGTGCTCAAACAG GTCCAGGAGCTCATTATTAATAAGGATCCCTCTCTTCTTGACAATTTCTTGGAT GAGATAATCGCCTTTCAGACTGACAAGTCTATCGAAGTGAGAAAGTTTGTCATTGGTTTCATAGAGGAGGCATG TAAACGGGATAATGAGCTCCTTCTTAGACTCATCGCCAATCTGAACATGTTGCTGAGGGATGAAAGTGTGAACGTGGTGAAGAAAGCCATCCTCACTCTCACCCAGCTGTACAAAGTTACTCTGCAG TGGTTGGTGCGCTCTAAAGCAGTATCAGAGAGGCAGGAGGCATGCTGGGATCTGGTCACACAGATGAAAGGGGATGTTCTTGCCTTGCTGGACTCTGAGAATGACGGCGTTCGCACTCACGCCATCAAGTTCACAGAATCTTTAATCATCACTCTGTCAGCGCGGACGTCAGACTCTGACGTCCCCAAGCGGCAGGAGGGTGACATCAGCCTGGACAAAGTTCCCAAAGATCACTTATACATTCGCTACG ATGTTTTGTGTGAAGAGGGTAAGACTGCACTGGAGAAGCTGCTGAAGTTCATGGTCCACCCTGCCATTTCCAGCATTAACCTCACCACAGCACTTGGCTCTTTGGCCACTATCGCCCGTCAGAGGCCAATGTTCATGTCAGAGGTGGTGCAGGCATATGAGACATTGCATG CAAACCTGCCACCCACTCTGGCCAAGTCTCAGGTCAGCAGCGTACGAAAGAATCTGAAGCTGCACTTGGTGGCGGTCCTCAAGCATCCCTGCAGCCTGGAGTTCCAGGGTCAAATTAGCACTCTGCTGCTGGACCTGGGGATGCCTCAGAGTGAAATAACCCGCACTACACCTGCACTGCGTGAGCAGCGCAAAAGGCCTCGCCATGAACAATACACAGAGGGGAAAAAGGTCAAGATGG AGCCAACCCTAATTGAAGATGACGAGGACAAGGAGGAGCCGGCCCCTCTCTCGGTCCCTAAACCAGCTGCTGTTCCAGTAGCACAGTCTGCCATTGACCTCACAGCTGAGTTCCTGCACCCACTGCTCAACCCGGAGAACGTAGCCAACTTG GTGCTCATCAGCATGGTGTATCTGCCCGATGTCATGCCAGCATCCTTCCAGGCCACATACACACCTGTTGAGTCAGCGGGCACTGAAGCCCAAATTAAACATCTGGCCAGGCTGATGGCCACGCAGATGACTGCAGCTGGGATTGGTCCAG GACTCGAGCAGTGCAAAGCCAGAGAAGACGATGCATGCAAAGACGAAGGCAACGAGGAGGACCCTGGGGCTAAAGACCTGCTCATCAAGCGCAAAGTTCCGGCTGTGATGTTGGGACAGGCGATCTCTGTGGTGGGAGGTTACACAGAAAAGGTTCCAACCCCAGAGGCGCCTACCGCAGTCAAGAGGCTTCCTGAACCCATCCTTCCTACGGCACAAACCAA AATGGCAGGGGCGagtgggagaaaaaaagtatttcGATTGGCAGATGTCGTCCAGACTTTATCAGACGCCCAGATTGAGAAGTTAACCTCCAAAGCAGTTAAACGCATCCTGCATTCAGAGAAGGCGATTGCTCAAAGTGGGATGTCCCAT GTCAGAGTGAAGCTCCTCTCGAGGCTCGTGACGCAATTTGAGGGGATGATGAAAGAAGACGTGCTGGAATTTATCCTGGATGACATCAGGACAAGGAGTGACCTGgccttttctctcctctacCAAGAGTACAACACTTACCTCAGCCAGCTGCCATCTGGGCTGCTGGACAGCTACGACCACTGTCTCTTCACTCTGCTGTCGGGCCTGCAGGAGAAACCCGAGCAGAGGGATGG ACTTTTCACCAAACTGGTACTGGAGGCTCCCATCATAACAGAATCAGCGCTGGAAGTAATACGACGCTACTGTGAGGACGAG TCTCGGGTTTATTTGGGCATGACGACTCTGAAGGAGCTCATCATCAAACGGCCCTCAAGGCAGTTTCAGTATCTGCACGTGCTTCTGGATCTCAGCTCACATGAAAAGGAGAAG gtGCGGACGACGGCCTTGGCTTTTCTGAAGCGTATGTATGATAAAGACCAGCTCAGGGACTACATCGAGAAGTTTGCCCTGAACTACATGCAGCTTCTGGTCCACCCcaaccctccatctctgctcTTTGGGGCTGACAAAGACACAG AGGTGGCCGCCCCCTGGACTGAAGAGACTGTGCGACAGTGTCTGTTCCTCTACCTGTCCCTGCTGCCTCTAAACCATCGGCTGGTCCACGAGCTGGCCTCTGTGTACACCGAGGCCATCGCTGACATCAAGCGCAGTGTGCTTCGAGCAATAGAGCAGCCT aTCCGTGGAATGGGGATGAACTCTCCTGAGCTGCTGCTCTTGGTTGAAAACTGTCCTAAAGGGGCGGAGACTTTAGTTACTCGCTGTCTGCACATTTTGACAGATAAAG TGCCTCCATCCCCTGAGCTGGTGGAGAGAGTGCGAGACCTTTACCACAAACGAGTGCCAGATGTTCGTTTCCTTATTCCAGTCATTAATGGACTAGAAAAG AATGAAGTCATCCAGGCTCTGCCCAAGCTGATCAAACTCAACCCGATTGTAGTGAAGGAGGTGTTCAACCGTCTCTTGGGTACTCAGCACA GTGAGGGAAGTTCAACGGTGTCGCCTCTCACCCCAGGAGACCTGCTGATTGCCTTACACAACATTGACTCGACCAAATGTGATATGAAGTCTATCATCAAAG CTACCAACCTGTGCTTTGCGGAGAGGAATGTGTACACGTCGGAGGTTCTGGCGGTGGTGATGCAGCAGCTAATGGAGCAGAATCCCCTCCCCATGCTGCTCATGCGTACCGTCATCCAGTCTCTCACCATGAATCCCAGACTGGGAGGCTTTGTTATGAACATCCTGTCCCGCCTCATTGTTAAGCAG GTGTGGAAGTATCCCAAGGTGTGGGAAGGATTTGTGAAGTGCTGCCAGAGGACGAAGCCGCAGTCGTACAGCGTGCTCCTCCAGCTGCCGCCCGCACAACTGACGAGCGTGTTTGAACGCTGTCCGGAGATGAGAGAGCCTCTTCTACAGCATGTCCACTCCTTCACAACTCATCAG CAAGCTCACATATCTGCCTCCATCATGTCGGTCCTGGAAGCAAATAAAAAACCAGAGCCAAAACCTGTGGAGCCTGTCGTGGAGAAAGAG ATAGAACCAGTTCCTGCCCCACTTGAAGAAGAGGCTCCCACTGTGGCTCTGAAAGAGCCCGAGGCGCCAGTCCAACAGCACCCAGCTGTCGCGAAAGATGAGGAAGAACCAATGGAGCAAGAAGAGTCTCATCCAGTGATACAGGAGGAAACTGACACTGTTACCCAG gTGGAGTTGGCAAGAGCAGACGAGACCCCCTCACCTCAACCAGAGCCAGCTGAGGAACTGATGGAGGCATCTCAGCCTGAACCTGCAGACCCCCAGGACCCAGTACAAGATGCTGAAGCTGAGGTCACAGGACCCGAGGCCGGAAGCAGCAGCGATGATGTAGAATGA